Proteins encoded by one window of Mercenaria mercenaria strain notata chromosome 4, MADL_Memer_1, whole genome shotgun sequence:
- the LOC128556637 gene encoding uncharacterized protein LOC128556637 gives MSQHGECHKTGYYKPSNEHTANTAYVPEGYIGCFIDYRYRVLNGKGKQFHPNSGNRCKNFCRGYGYRYAGTESGEECFCGNKIRIKRPANNCDYECEGNPSEFCGGAWRISIYDIWYCVTNPCLNGATCTDIDANNYSCTCTDEWTGIDCKYKKAQTTVQSTSTTTETTTKTTTSTAVITKTSSPSAKSTERTSRESRANVTDIPYIKPTDDHNNSMIAMYVLLPLGVIVIMITMAFVLKRRRQRKKETVSEIISHGPGSTPNIYANVINAPQRNQFEQEDLSHNPSGEESARLGKERGVIDKGRRGIVEQEMEEYNTLTLPSNNRTVLDNSYDHVVKPASYVDKSYSKLSAVQLNRKHMSVDNTYSHVENASGQDHVSGITEKDDNTYNTLELRANRKAEGTGGRNEDFSFYDHTNTLQTDERVEDYYSHMHTTIAHSNDNGKKRNIGVENIYYNEDKYATVEKVSKN, from the exons ATGTCACAG CATGGCGAATGTCACAAGACCGGATACTACAAACCATCAAATGAACATACGG CTAACACAGCATACGTGCCAGAGGGTTACATCGGGTGCTTTATTGATTACAGATACAGAGTTCTGAACGGAAAGGGAAAACAATTCCACCCAAACAGTGGCAACAGATGTAAAAACTTTTGTAGAGGGTATGGATATAGATATGCTGGAACTGAG AGCGGAGAAGAATGTTTTTGTGGAAATAAGATTAGGATTAAGAGGCCAGCTAATAACTGTGATTACGAATGTGAAGGTAACCCCTCGGAATTTTGTGGTGGTGCCTGGCGgatttctatatatgacatttggT ATTGTGTCACCAATCCATGTCTAAACGGCGCCACATGCACAGACATTGATGCAAACAATTACAGTTGTACCTGCACTGACGAATGGACAGGAATAGATTGCAAATACA AGAAAGCACAAACAACAGTTCAATCAACGtcaacaacaacagaaacaacaacaaaaacaacaactagTACTGCTGTTATTACGAAAACCAGTAGCCCCTCCGCAAAGTCGACTGAGCGTACAAGCAGAGAATCAAGGGCAAATGTGACAGATATTCCATACATAAAACCCACAG ATGATCACAATAATTCAATGATTGCTATGTATGTTTTACTGCCTCTGGGTGTAATTGTAATAATGATTACAATGGCTTTCGTCTTGAAACGAAG GCGCCAACGCAAGAAAGAAACCGTTTCGGAAATAATCAGTCACGGACCTGGTTCGACGCCAAACATATATGCAAATGTTATAAATGCTCCACAACGTAACCAGTTTGAACAAGAGGATCTATCTCATAATCCATCTGGAGAAGAATCTGCACGTTTGGGAAAGGAACGTGGTGTTATCGATAAAGGCAGAAGAGGAATAGTAGAACAAGAAATGGAGGAGTATAATACTTTAactttaccatctaacaataggACTGTACTTGATAATTCCTATGATCATGTAGTCAAGCCAGCTAGTTATGTTGACAAATCATACTCTAAATTGTCTGCCGTTCAGTTAAATAGGAAACATATGTCTGTGGATAACACATACTCACATGTTGAAAACGCTTCAGGACAAGACCATGTCAGTGGCATTACAGAGAAAGATGATAACACATACAACACACTGGAGTTAAGGGCCAATCGAAAAGCAGAAGGAACTGGTGGCAGAAATGAAGACTTTTCTTTTTATGACCATACCAATACACTGCAGACAGACGAAAGAGTAGAAGATTATTATTCGCATATGCACACCACTATAGCACATTCAAATGATAACGGTAAAAAGAGAAATATTGGAGTTGAAAACATATATTACAATGAAGATAAATACGCTACTGTTGAAAAGGTATCGAAGAATTAG